In Actinomadura luteofluorescens, the sequence GATGTCCCGCGGGGGGTCGGGCTCGTCCACGGGCAGGCCGAGCCGTCGCAGGAGGGCCGTCAGGTTCCCGGCCGCGTCGGCGATCTCTTCGGGGGACAGGGCCTTCCACTTGATCCCTCCGAGCATGGCGTCCAGCTCGGGGAAGGTCCTGCCGTGGTTCTGCTTCAGATCCGCCAGCGCGCTCCTGACGATGCCGCGGTTGACGGGGATCTCGATGACGTCCAGGCCCGGTTCGAAGGCGAGGACGATCATGCGGCAGTTCTCGCCGTCGCGGCCGACCGAGGCGATCATCGCTCCGGCCGCGGCCGCTGCCCGAATGTCTTCGAGCATGCGGTGCACGGCCCTCACGTAGAACGGCGCGATCGTCTCCCACGCGGCGTCGTACGCGTCGCGGAGGGCGGACGCCACGGCGTCCCGTTCGGCCCGGGATGCGAACTGGAAAAGCCCCTTGGTGTTCAGGACCGATTCCAGAGAGGCTTCCCGCTCCCTTATGCCTTGTTTGCTCAAGTTAGTCGCCATAGCGACTCACTTCCATTCATGGTTTGATTTCCTTCACGGCCTTTTGCCGCAAGGATCATGCTAGCGCATGCATGTTAGACGTCAAGGAGACGTCACAAATTCGCCCTCAGAATTCAAATCAGTGGATTGGCGTTCGCTCCACACTTCGTCGCCCGTAATCGGACCACTGCGGCCGCGGCGCGTCCGCTCTGACGCCCCATCCGCTGGCCGCGACCGGACCCCGAGGGCCGGATCTGACGGGTCAGGGGCGGTCGAGACGGGGCTCTCTCGGCTCCAGCATGGGGACGAGGAAGCGGTTCGCCAGGGCGGCCAGCTGGGTTTCGTCGTCCAGGTCGATGATTTGGCTGGGGACCGCTAGGAGGGAGCCGGAGATGCGGACCATCATCTCGGCGACGAAGTCGGTGTCCAGGTCGCTCGACACGTTGCCGGCGCGCTGCTCGCGGCGGAGCTGGTCGGCGACGAAGCGGCGGACGGTGGCGAGGGTCCGGCCCCCGTCGCCGGTCAGGGACGGCAGGAGGAGGTCCGGTTCCGTGGCGATCAGGCCGCCGATCAGCGGGTTGCCCCGGATGGCGCGCAGCGAGCTCACGAAGCCGAGGACCACCCGGTCGGCGGCCGTCTCGGCCTGCTGGATGTCGACGAGGAACCGGTCGAAGTAGCGGCGGAACTCGCGCCGCACCACCTGCTCCACCAGGGCGTCCTTCGTGGCGAAGCGCCGGTAGACGGTGATCCGCGAGACGCCGGCCCGGCGGGCCACGTCGTCCATCGTGGAGCGCTGGATGCCCATCCGGCAGAACTGCGCGTAGGCGGCGTCGAGGACGCGCGAACGGGTCTCGTCGGCCTCGTCCACCTCGTCGGCCTGTTCGACGGCCTCGACGTACACGCTCTCCAGCAACGATCCCGAGTCCGACGACGCCATGAGGAACGACAGCACAGGTTCCACGATGCCCTCCCGAGACACAGATTCTGCCCGAATCGTCCATGTACGTCACGAAGGGTCTTGTGACGGACGCCACGGTGTGCTCTCATGATGCCAGATCCTGATACGCAGAAGCACGATGCGTTTCATCGTACCAGGAGTCGCCGTCGGCCCGAGGAGGGAAAGGCATGGAACAACCCAGCAGGCGCAACGTGCTGATGACGGGCGGGGTGCTCGGGGCGCTCGGGGCGCTGAGCGTCGCGACGCCCGCGCAGGCCCGGCCGCTGTGGACGTGGTCGCCCAAGGGATCGGTCGTGGGCGCGGGCAAGGGCGTCGACCCGCGGTGGGTCTGGGACGAGGAGGCCGACCCGCTGGTCGCCTCGCTGATCGACCGGGGCGACGTCCCCAAGGTCAACATGCTGCTGAAGACCTGGACCAAGAACGGCCAGGCGCTGCCGGCGGGGCTGCCGGCGGATCTGAAGGCGTTCATCGAGAAGGCCCGGCAACTCCCGTCGTGGGCCGACCAGACGAAGCTCGCCACCGCGTACAAGTTCAACCAGAAGCGGGGCACCTACCTCGGCGTCAGCTACGGCTTCGCCAGCGGGATGATGAGCACGGTCATCCCCCACGAGGCGCGCGCGGTCTACTACTCCAAGGGCGGCGCGGACATGAGGGACCGCATCACCAAGACCGCCAAGCTCGGCTACGACATCGGCACCCGCAACGCCTTCCTTCCCGACGGCGAGATGATCGTCACCTGCGTCAAGACGCGGCTGGCGCACGCGGGCGTGCGCCACCTGCTGCCCCAGTCCCCGTACTGGACCAAGGTCGCCGACGAGCAGATCCCGATCAGCCAGGCGGACATGATGGTCACCTGGCACAGCCTGCCCACCACGGTCATGAAGCAGCTCACCAGGTGGAAGGTCCCGATCCCCGCCGACGAGTCCGCCGCGTTCCTGCACTCCTGGCAGTTGACCGCGCACATGCTGGGCATCCTGGACGAGTACATCCCGGGCTCGTGGGACGAGGCGAACTCCCAGGCCGCGCAGGTCCTCGACCCGGTCCTCGCCCCCACCACCGAGGGCGTCAAGCTGGCCGACATCCTGCTCCACCTCGGCGTCACCATCGACGGCGGCATCCTCACCACGCACATCCTCGGCGCGCTCACCCGCTACATGCTGGGCGACGAGATCTGCGGCTGGCTGCAGATCCCGCGCGAGCCGGTGTGGGACCCGGTCTTCGAGGCCTTCTGGCCGACGTTCGTCGCCATCAAGGAGGGCCTGCTCAAGATCACGGACGCTCCCCCCGGCCTGCTGCAGGTCTACTGGGCCTTCGACGAGATCATCCGCCTGGGGACGCTGCTCTTCCTGTCGGGGGGCAACCTCCCGATCAGCATCCAGATCCCCACGGCCAACAACCCGAACTACTGATCGCGTCGGTCCCACCCCACGGACTCCCGAAAGGACGCGCGCGCTCCCGCGCCGGAGGCCGGAACCGGGCCCGGAATCCACCGGATTCCGGGCCCGCGGCGTTGGACGAGCCCCCGTCCGCGGACGGTCCGCGAAAGGTAATGGCCGGGAGGTGATGTCGTTACCGGTCCAGGGCTCGTTTCTTGCCGATCTGGGGAGTGGTTGTGGTGTTTAGTTGGAAATGGCAGGCATTTACATCTGACACACTGGGGGTGTGACGGATACCGATCCGCTGATCCGGCTCGCGCGTCCAGGCGATGCGTCCACTCTGGTGGAATTGCAGCACATACTGGACAGCGAGACGGAGTTCATGCTCCTGGAGCCCGGCGAGCGGGAACCGGACCTCGAACCGCTGAAGCTGCGGCTGGCCGCCCGCGCCGAGGGCCGCGACCTGTCGTACCTGGTCGTGGCGCTGGAGGGACCCGCGGCGGTGGGGTACGTCGACGTGTCGGTGCTCCCCTTCGCCAGGGCCCGCCGCACCGGCTACGTGGTGGCCGGGGTGCGTTCTGGCCACGGCGGACGGGGGCTGGGCGGGGCCCTGATGCGGGAGGCGCTGCGGGAGGCGCAGACGCGCGGGATGCGCCGTCTGGAACTCACCGTCATGGAGCACAATCGCCGCGCCCTGGCGCTCTACCTGAACTGCGGTTTCCAGGTGGAGGGGCTCCGGCGGGCCGCGCTGGACGTCCAGGGGCATCGGATCAACGAGTACTACATGGGCCTGCTGCTGGACTGAGGCCCGGGGTGGCGAGCGCATCGCGGACCCGCGGGCCTCACGTCCAGGCGAGGCGCTCGGCCAGGAGGGCCCGCTGGGCCGGGTTGCCGGCCAGGGCGAGGGCGCGGCGGTCGGCGGTGCGGGCCTCGACGCGGCGGCCGAGGTCGCGCAGCAGTTCGGCGCGGGCGGCGTGAAACAGGTGGTGGCCGTCGAGGGGTTCGGCGAGCGGCGCGAGGGCGTCCAGCGCGGCGGCCGGGCCCAGGACATAGCGGACGGCGACGGCGCGGTGCAGCCGGACGATCGGCGTGTCCGCCATGCGCAACAGCATGTCGTACAGGACGAGGATCTGCGTCCAGTCGGTGTCGTCCCAGGTGGGGGCCTCGGCATGGCACGCGACGATGGCGGCCTGGAGCTGGTACGGGCCGGGCCGTCCCATCGCGGCGGCGCGGGCGATCAGGGCGGCGGCCTCCGCGACGGACTCGCGGTCCCAGGCGCCGCGGTCCTGGTCGCGCAGCGGGACGAGGTGGCCGCCGCCGTCGAAGCGGGCGCCGGCGCGGGCCTGGTGGAGGCGGATGAGGGCGAGCAGGCCGAGCGCCTCGGGCTCGCGCGGCATCAGCCAGGCGAGGCTCGCGGCCAGCCATTCGGCGTCGCCGGCGAGGTCGCGGGCGTGCGGACGGTCGCCGCCGCTGGTCAGGTACCCCTCGTTGAACAGCAGGTACACGACGGCGAGGACCTGCCTCATCCGCGCGTCGAGTTCGGCGTCCGCCGGGATCCGGTACGGGATCCGCGCGTCGGTGATCTTGCGCTTGGCGCGGGTGACGCGCCGCGTGACCGTCGCCTCGGGGACGAGGAAGGCGGCGGCGATCTGTGCCGTGGTCAGCCCGCACACGGTGCGCAGGGTGAGCGCGACCTGCGCCGGCACGGGCAGCGCGGGATGGCAGCAGGTGAAGATCAGTCTGAGCCGGTCGCCCGGGTCGGCGGGCACCGGCCACTGGAGCAGGGCGAGCTTGTCGCGGTAGTTGGCCTGCCTGCGCAGCAGATCGATGCCCCGGCGCCGTGCGGTGGTGAGGAGCCAGGCGTCCGGATGATCGGGAACGCCCTCTTCGGGCCAGCGTCTCAGCGCCGTCTCGACGGCGTCCTGCATGACGTCCTCGGCGGCGGCGAAGTCGCCGAGCGTCCGGACGAGGGACGCCGTGAGCCGGCCCGCGTGCTCCCTCACCACGCGGGCCAGCTCGGCGTGGGCCTCCTCCGTCACGTGAGCGGGCGGATCTCGACGACCGGGCAGGCGGGCCAGGCGCGGGCGAGGGCGAGGGCCTCGTCGAGGTCGGCGACCTCGACCTCGGCGTAGCCGCTCACGACCTCCTTGCCCTCGACGAACGGGCCGTCGGTGATCAGCGGGTCCGGGGCGTCCAGGCGCAGGGTGGTCGCCGTGTGCGCGGGCTTCAGATGCGCGTGGTGGCTGATCTGAGCGGAATACCGGGCGAACCACTCGGAAACCCGCTCGTACGCCGCCTGCCGCTCACCGTCGGCCATGGCGGCCAGTTCCCTGGCGTACTCCTCGGTCTCGACGAACATGAGAACGTATTTCACGTGCGCCACCTCCTCGGTTTCCGGCCGGCCGCTCAGTTCGCGGGCAGGGTCGCGTACAGGTCGGGCATCAGGTGCGGCCCGCCGGGCAGGTCGCAGCTCGCGTGGCCGGGGTGGGCGGCCTCGATGCCGGGCACCACGATGTCCATGGCGTACTCCTCCGTGATCGCTGGGGGCTTCACCTCCTAGACGATCGGCGGGCCGCCGGATGCGACACGTCCGCCGGGTCAGGGTTTGCGGGCCAGACCGCAGGCGGCGTCAACCGTGTCCGGCATGCCGAACGGCACGGCCTCGGGGCGCCAGCGGGACGTGGAGACGACTCCCGGCTCCAGCAGTTCGAGGCCGGCGAAGAATTCGGCGATCTGTTCGGGAGTACGGACGACGTAGGGCGTCGAGCCCTGCTCGACGGCGATCCGGATGGCCTCTTCGCGGCCCTTCTGGTCGACGACCCCCGTGCCGTCGTTGAACGCCATGAAGCTCCCCGGGACGAGGGCGTCCAGGAGCCGCCGGACGATGGCATGCGCCTCGCCGTCGTCGACGACGTTGCCCATGATGCCGAACAGGATGAGGCCGATCGGCCGGTCGAAGTCGAGGGTGCGGGCGGCCTCGGCCAGGATCCGGCCGGGGTCGCGGACGTCGCACTCGATGTAGTCCGTCCTGCCTTCGGGGCGCCCGGTCAGCAGCGCCCGCGCGTGGACGAGGACCAGCGGATCATTGTCCACGTAGACGACGCGCGACTCGGGGGCGGCGCGCTGGGCGACCTCATGGGTGTTGTCGTGCGTGGGCAGCCCCGTCCCGATGTCGAGGAACTGCCGGACGCCCTCCCGCTCGGCGAGGTGGCGGACCATGCGGCCCAGCGTCACGCGGGAGTGGCGGGCGACGTCGCCGACGCTGGGGAACGCCGCGGCGACCTGCTCGCCGACCTGCCGGTCGATCTCGTAGTAGTCCTTGCCGCCGATCCAGTAGTTCCACATGCGGGCCGGATGCGGGCGGGAGGTGTCGATCTCGGGGGGTCGCTGTGCGGACATGGCGCTCATCGTCGCCGCGCGGATGCCGCCCCGCAAGGCAGAATCGGAGGGTGGCGAAACGATGTCCCTGCGGGGTCGGCTCCCGGTACCGGGACTGTTGCGGGCCGTTGCACCGGGGTGAGGAGGCGGCCGGGACGGCCGTCCGGCTGATGCGGTCGAGGTTCAGCGCGTTCGCGGTGGAGGACGAGGCGTACCTGCTCGCGACCTGGCATCCGGCGACCCGGCCGGAGCGGATCGGGTTCGGGGACGGGACGCGCTGGACGCGGCTGGAGATCGTCCGCACCGAGGGCGGCGGGCCGGACGACGACCGGGGCCTCGTGGAGTTCCGCGCCCATTACCTGACGGGGACGGAGCCCGGGGAAATGCACGAGGTCAGCCGGTTCGTGCGGCATGACGGTGCCTGGGTCTACGTCCGCGGCAAAGTGAGCTGACTCTCCGCCGTACGGGCGAGCGGCATCGCCCGTACGGGGGAAGAACGGCCGGGCGGGCGCTGAGAACGTGTGGAGAGCGGGCAAGGGATACCCGCGGAAAAGAGGAATCCACATGTCACGGAAAAGGCGTTCCGCGGTCGCCGGAATGGCCGTTCTCTGCGCGGCCGGAGCGGTCGGCACCGGCAGCGCGATGGCGCAGGACAAGGCGCCGCTCCCGAAGGAGTCCCACGTCACCGGGGACGCATGGGTGAAGTACCCGGGCGACCCCGAGTACCCGTACCGGCGGTTCATCGTGGACGCCCACGGGGGCCCGTGGAAGTTCGTCGACGGCAAGATGGTCATGGGCGCCGCGCGCGGAACGGTGAAGTTCGACCACTACTCGCCGGACGAGCCCGGCGGGCCGTCCAGGCACCACTGGGGCTCGATCAAGGTCGACTACGTGATGGCGTCCGGGCCGGTCGCCGTCGTGTCGGGAATCCGGCAGGACGACGAGCACGGGATCCCGGCGAACCAGAAGCGCGCGAACCTGACGTTCTACCAGTCGCCGCGCGGCCACAAGTTCGACCGGATGGGCTTCTCCTGGGGCGTCGTCTTCTCGCAGTGCCAGCAGATGGGTTCAGGGCCCGCGCCGTTCAGCACCAACAGTTCCGGTCCTTTCGGGAAATGGCTCAAGGGGTACACGGTGAAGGACGCGCCTCTGCAGATTCCGACCGGTGACTTCCAGCCGCCGGACAACCCCGCCGACTGCTCGTTCGCCGACGAGTAGGCTCCCCGTACGTGGACGACCTGGACTGGGAGACCAACCGCCCGGCGGTGTTCGGCGCCGCGTACCGGCTGCTCGGCAGCGTGGCCGAGGCGGAGGACGTCGTCCAGGACGTCTGGCTCCGCGCCTGCGGCGCCGACCGGTCGGGCGTCCGCGACCCGCGCGCGTGGCTCGTGACGATCGCGGCCCGGCTCGCCTACAACGTGCTGAAGTCGGCGCGGGTGCGCCGCGAGGAGTACCCCGGGCCGTGGCTGCCCGAACCCCTTCTGACCGGCCCGGACGTCGCCGACCGGGTGATCGTGGACGACTCGGTCAGCACCGCGATGCTGCTGGTGATGGAGGAGCTGACGCCGGCAGAGCGGGTGGCGTTCGTCCTGCACGACGTGTTCGACGTCCCGTTCGCCCAGGTCGCGGGGGTGCTCGGGGGTTCGGCGGCGGCGGCGCGCAAGCTCGCGTCCCGGGCCCGCGGGCGGGTGGCGGACGCACGCGAGGCCCGGCCGAAGGCGAGCCGCGCGGAACGGGAGCGGGTCCTCACCGCGTTCCGCGCGGCCGCCGAGGGCGGCGACATCGACCGCCTCGTCCGGCTCCTCCACCCCGACGCCGTCTACGTCGCCGACGGCGGAGGCAGGGCCGTCGCGTCCCGCCGTCCGATCACCGGCGCGGACCGGATCGCCCGCCTGCTGGTGGGCGTCGCCGCCCGGTCCCGGACCGACCGCGTCGCCCTCGTCGAGGTGGGCGGCGAACTCGCCCTGGAGACCCGCCGGGACGGCCGCGTCGTCCGGGTCGACACGCTGGAGATCGCCGACGGTCGCGTGACGGCCTTCCACCGGATCGCGAACCCGGACAAGCTGCGCCATCTGTAGCCCGCGCGGTCACATGTGCGGGCGCTGCCTTGTCTCCCTGGCGCGTATCGAGACGAGGAGACGGACATGGCGCACGTAGTGATCGT encodes:
- a CDS encoding TetR/AcrR family transcriptional regulator; translated protein: MEPVLSFLMASSDSGSLLESVYVEAVEQADEVDEADETRSRVLDAAYAQFCRMGIQRSTMDDVARRAGVSRITVYRRFATKDALVEQVVRREFRRYFDRFLVDIQQAETAADRVVLGFVSSLRAIRGNPLIGGLIATEPDLLLPSLTGDGGRTLATVRRFVADQLRREQRAGNVSSDLDTDFVAEMMVRISGSLLAVPSQIIDLDDETQLAALANRFLVPMLEPREPRLDRP
- a CDS encoding oxygenase MpaB family protein, with translation MEQPSRRNVLMTGGVLGALGALSVATPAQARPLWTWSPKGSVVGAGKGVDPRWVWDEEADPLVASLIDRGDVPKVNMLLKTWTKNGQALPAGLPADLKAFIEKARQLPSWADQTKLATAYKFNQKRGTYLGVSYGFASGMMSTVIPHEARAVYYSKGGADMRDRITKTAKLGYDIGTRNAFLPDGEMIVTCVKTRLAHAGVRHLLPQSPYWTKVADEQIPISQADMMVTWHSLPTTVMKQLTRWKVPIPADESAAFLHSWQLTAHMLGILDEYIPGSWDEANSQAAQVLDPVLAPTTEGVKLADILLHLGVTIDGGILTTHILGALTRYMLGDEICGWLQIPREPVWDPVFEAFWPTFVAIKEGLLKITDAPPGLLQVYWAFDEIIRLGTLLFLSGGNLPISIQIPTANNPNY
- a CDS encoding GNAT family N-acetyltransferase, encoding MTDTDPLIRLARPGDASTLVELQHILDSETEFMLLEPGEREPDLEPLKLRLAARAEGRDLSYLVVALEGPAAVGYVDVSVLPFARARRTGYVVAGVRSGHGGRGLGGALMREALREAQTRGMRRLELTVMEHNRRALALYLNCGFQVEGLRRAALDVQGHRINEYYMGLLLD
- a CDS encoding RNA polymerase sigma factor; translation: MTEEAHAELARVVREHAGRLTASLVRTLGDFAAAEDVMQDAVETALRRWPEEGVPDHPDAWLLTTARRRGIDLLRRQANYRDKLALLQWPVPADPGDRLRLIFTCCHPALPVPAQVALTLRTVCGLTTAQIAAAFLVPEATVTRRVTRAKRKITDARIPYRIPADAELDARMRQVLAVVYLLFNEGYLTSGGDRPHARDLAGDAEWLAASLAWLMPREPEALGLLALIRLHQARAGARFDGGGHLVPLRDQDRGAWDRESVAEAAALIARAAAMGRPGPYQLQAAIVACHAEAPTWDDTDWTQILVLYDMLLRMADTPIVRLHRAVAVRYVLGPAAALDALAPLAEPLDGHHLFHAARAELLRDLGRRVEARTADRRALALAGNPAQRALLAERLAWT
- a CDS encoding YciI family protein; its protein translation is MKYVLMFVETEEYARELAAMADGERQAAYERVSEWFARYSAQISHHAHLKPAHTATTLRLDAPDPLITDGPFVEGKEVVSGYAEVEVADLDEALALARAWPACPVVEIRPLT
- a CDS encoding SAM-dependent methyltransferase, with translation MSAQRPPEIDTSRPHPARMWNYWIGGKDYYEIDRQVGEQVAAAFPSVGDVARHSRVTLGRMVRHLAEREGVRQFLDIGTGLPTHDNTHEVAQRAAPESRVVYVDNDPLVLVHARALLTGRPEGRTDYIECDVRDPGRILAEAARTLDFDRPIGLILFGIMGNVVDDGEAHAIVRRLLDALVPGSFMAFNDGTGVVDQKGREEAIRIAVEQGSTPYVVRTPEQIAEFFAGLELLEPGVVSTSRWRPEAVPFGMPDTVDAACGLARKP
- a CDS encoding YchJ family protein; the protein is MHRGEEAAGTAVRLMRSRFSAFAVEDEAYLLATWHPATRPERIGFGDGTRWTRLEIVRTEGGGPDDDRGLVEFRAHYLTGTEPGEMHEVSRFVRHDGAWVYVRGKVS
- the sigJ gene encoding RNA polymerase sigma factor SigJ, which encodes MDDLDWETNRPAVFGAAYRLLGSVAEAEDVVQDVWLRACGADRSGVRDPRAWLVTIAARLAYNVLKSARVRREEYPGPWLPEPLLTGPDVADRVIVDDSVSTAMLLVMEELTPAERVAFVLHDVFDVPFAQVAGVLGGSAAAARKLASRARGRVADAREARPKASRAERERVLTAFRAAAEGGDIDRLVRLLHPDAVYVADGGGRAVASRRPITGADRIARLLVGVAARSRTDRVALVEVGGELALETRRDGRVVRVDTLEIADGRVTAFHRIANPDKLRHL